DNA sequence from the Hyalangium ruber genome:
GGCGCGAAGCCTGAACAGCCTTCGATGGCGGAACGGGAGGCTGTTGCGTGGCGCTCATCACGAGGAACGCGGCCACCCCGGCCGCCACGCCCAGCGACGGCCAGAGCACGGGAGCGCTCCGGCGCAGGAACCACCGCACCCGATCCCACCCTGGAGCAGGCTCCGGCGGGCCGGCCGCGACCAGCCGCCGGTGGAGCGCGGCCTGGAAGCCGAGCTCGGGCGGGTCATCCCGCAGCGCTCCCAGCTGCTCTCGCAGCGCGCGCTCTTCGGTGTCGCCAGGGTCACTCATTTCTCGCTCCCGCGAACATGGGACGAAACAGCGCTATCGGATGTTCCCTCCGCGCCTCCCCGGCTCGGAGAGTCGGGCATGCGCTCGCCCGCCAGGAGAGTCCGCAGCAACGTCCGCCCCCGGGAAAGGCGCGATTTCACGGTGCCCACGGGCACCCCTTCGATGGCTGCCACCTCGTCATACGTGTGCCCTTCGACGTCGAAGAGCACCACCGCCGTGCGGAACTCCGTCGGCAGCTCGCGCAGGGCATACCACATGCGTTGACGCACCTCGGCGCGGGCAAGCCCCTCGTCGGCGGGCTCCGCGCTGGAGGGGACCCGGGAGTGGTCCACGGGGAGCGGCTCCTCCAAGGAGCGCTCGCGGCCCACGCGACTGCGGGCCGCGTCGATGAACACGTTGCGGACCAGGGCGTAGAGCCACGTCTTGAAGGCGGACTGAAAGCGGAACGAGCGCAGGCTCTTGTAGACCTTCACCAGCGCCTCCTGGGCAAGGTCATCCGCGTCCGCATCCGATCGCGCGAACGCGCGCGCGAAGCGCCGCACCTGAGAGAGGTGGGAAGACACCAGGATCTCGAAGGCCCGGACGCTGCCGTCCTGGGCCTCGGTGATCAATGCGCGCAGCTCGTCGTTCTCCACCAAGGCGCCCAGTTTAGCTGCCGGAACCCGCCCTTTCGCAAGAACGCGGCGACGGAGTCGGGAACACGAAATTCACCCTTCTCGTCCCACGGGGCGAAGTCGGAAGCGGGCCGGAACCGAAACACAAGGGAGCACCACGATGCACAAGAACAAGGGCAGTCAATGGCTCGGAGCGTTCGCACTCGTCGCCGGGGCGCTGACGAGCGGTTGCAGCTCGGGGACCACGGAGGAGAACGCCACGGAGATGGTGTCTCAAACGGTGGAAACCGCCTCGGACTCGAGTGATGCGGTGGAGGTCTCGAGCCTGATGCGCGGGATGAACGCGCTGCGTTCGGAGGCGGTAGAGGGCTTCCACTGTGACGCCAGCCCGGACATCACGTACATCGAGGTCTGTGGCCAGAACCTCCCGGCCACCGTCCACCTCGAATGGACGGACTGCGCGGCGCCCGAGCGGCGAGGAGGTGGCGGGCACGGCGGAGGCGCGCCTGTCGGCGGCACCATCGGCGGCGCGGTCTCGCTGGGGGGCGGGGGTGGGCGCGGGGGCGGCGGCCAGCCTCCTCCGGAAGGCACCAGCGGTGATGCGCCCCCGGCCGGTGGCAAGGGTGGCGCCTGCGGGCCGAGCTTCGGCCCCTCCAGCGGGAAGGTGGACATCACCTATACGTACGGGGCCGCCGAGGACTGCTCTGGCTCCGTGAAGCAGGACCAGTCGGTGACCTTCCAGATCTCTCGCACGGGAGAGGAGGGTGACGTCTCGACGGTGCAGGGCACCACGACCTCGAGCGCGCAGCTCGTCGCGGGCGCTCCGCCGCAGCAGAAGTCGACCCAGGCGGACGTGACCCGGACGCGCACCGACGCGTCGGGCACGGTGGTGAGCTCGGTGCATCTGACCGGCTCCATGAACGTCGAGTTCTCCAGCGACACACCGCCCGTGCGGACCGTCAACGGCTCGTACACCGAGACGTTCCTCGACGGCACGCAGGGCACCGTGACGCTCGAGAACATCGTGCGGGCACCGAGGAACGTGTGCCAGTGGCCGACGTCCGGGACGCTGACGCGCGCCTCCGCCGATGGACAGAGCCACACGCTCGTCTTCGGTCCGGACTGCGGCACGGCGACGCTCGATGGCGCCGCGGTGACGTTGCCCGAGCACGGCCGGAAGGGAGGCCGCTGAAGCTCGCGTGAGCACTTACGGCCCGGCGGCTCTGCCGTCCTGCTCTCCCCCGGCCCAACCGCGGCAGAGCTGTCCGGGCCACCTCACGCCGCCGGGCGCCCCGGCTCCTGGCTCTGGATGAGCTCGGTGGAGAAGTAGCGCTCCATGCGGTCCGGGAACACGGTCACCACCTGGGCGTGCGGACCGAGCCTCCGCGCCGCCTCGACCGCGGCCGCGTAGTTCAGTCCGCTGGAGGGACCCACCGGAAAGCCTCGCTTGATGAGGGCGCGCGCGGTGCAGACGGCCACCTCGTCCTGGATGTTGAGCACCTGCAGCCCTTCGAGCTGATCCTCGCGATAGAGCTTGCTCATGCCCTCCACCACGCCGGGCACCCGAGCGCTGAAGCTGCAGCACTCGAGATCGCAGCCCGTCAGGCCCTTGATGGGGCGCGCCACCACGGGCGTCACCGGACAGCCCGCCTCGCGGAAGGCCTGGTAGAGCCCCACGATGGTGCCGCCGGTGCCCACGCCGCTCACCACCGCATGCACCAGACCGCCGGGCACCTGGCTGAGGATCTCCTGGCCCGTCCACACCCGGTGGGCCTCGGCATTGTCCGTGTTCTCGAACTGGAGCGTGGCGAAGGCCCCGCGCTTCTTGGCCTCGGCGGCCGCGCGGGCCATCGCGCCGGCCATGCCCTCCGCGCGTGGGGTGAGCAACACGTCCGCACCGTAGGCACGGATGGTGAGCACACGCTCATGGGTGACACCCTCGGGCATGACAGCGGTGAAGCGCACGCCCATCTGCGCACTGGCGAGCGCGAGCGCGATGGAGGTGGAGCCGCTGGAGGCCTCGATGACCTCGCCGCCGGGGCACAGCTGGCCCAGCCGCCACGCCTTCTCCAGCATGTAGCGGGCGATGCGGTCCTTGGTGGAGCCGCTCGGGTTGAGGAACTCGAGCTTGCACCAGATGGTGGGACCGTCCGTCTCCAGGCGCACGGGCACCAGCGGCGTAGGGCCGATCTGCTGGAGGAAGCGCCCATCAGCGGGCAGGGGACGGCAGGACGAGCGGGGCGTGAGCATGGAGAACCTCCGACGACGCCTCATATCCGAAAAAGCGGCGCGGGGGGCGGGGGGCGGTCCATAGCGCCAGCCCCCCTGCCCCCTCTCCTCCATGACGCGGCGTTCCTCAGCGCGCCAGGCGAAGGAGGAAGGCGTCCGCTCTGCCGCGAGGCGTCACGACCCCACCGGTACCGAAGTCCATGACGCCGTTGAAGTGCCCCGTCACCAGGACCTGCGCATCGACGGGGCTGATGGCCACGGTCGCTGGCAGCACCCCACCAAGGGCCGGAACCACCTCCTCGAAGTTACGCGCCCCAAGGAAGTGGCCATTGGTGCGCCAGAACCGGGCGACGAAGAAGGTCTGTTTCGGCACGAAGTAATCCGGGTCCACGAGGCGAGAGCGCGGCACGCCCAGCAGGGAGGCGTCGTTCTGGACCAACACCACCGCCTCCTCGCCGGAGGTTCGCACGAAGACCCGATCCCCGGCGCTGACGATCGGACTGAGCTGACGCGCCCAGCGCTCCTCCCCGTTCTCGCTGTAGTAGCCCATCACGTACTGGCCCCGAGGCAGGTTCTGGCCCTGGAACGTCGGGCTCCCTGTCGCCGTGAGGAGCACCCGGTGGCGGAAGGCGCTGACACTCTTGGGGGCCACGTCCGGAGCACCCAACACGAGGCGTGACCAGCGGTGCTCCCCCGAGCCATTCAGCGCCACGAGGTAGCCCGCACCGAGGGACTCCCCGCCCGGGGACACGGGCGAGGAGAACTTCAACGGACCGAAGTTCATCGTGCCCCGGAAGCTGCCGCAGACGTAGACGTTGCCCACGTCATCCACGGAGAGATCGCTGGCATGCACCATGTCATCCCAGGAGGTGTGGTGGATGAGGAGACTCCACAGGAGGTCACCATCCGAGCCGCGATACTTGAGGACCATCGCCCAGGAACCCTCGTAGCCGCCACTCGGGGTGAAGACGTCCAGGCGCGCGAGCGCCACGAAGTCCCCGTCGGGAGTGGCCTCGAAGTCCTCGAAGTAGAGCTCCGTGTTGGGCGGAGGCTGCACGGGAAGGGTCCAGCGCACCTGCCCCGTCGCGCCCTCGAGCTTGGCGAGGAAGGCCCCGGGCGGCAGCGTTCTCCCCGCCACGGTGGCGCCCAGGTACGCGCTCCCCCCGACGAACACCTCTCCGGGTGCATCCGTCGTCAGGGCCCTCACCCGGACATGGTTCTCGTCATGGGGGACGCTCAAGAAGGGAGGCACGAAGCTCTGAGCCCATGCCACGCTGCCATCGGGCCGGTACTTCACGACTCCCGCGTGCAGGTCATACGTGGCCCCGTTCCACGGAAGGGGTGTCCCCGAGGCATCCGCCTGCCCGGTGTACATGAAGCTCATCACCGCATTGCCCGTGGCGTCGGTGGTCACCGTCCCCAACTCGTCGTAGCCACTGGCGCCCTGGGTGCGCACCCAGAGGGGTGTCACCCCCTGGGTGCCCGTGGAGGAAAGTGCCAGTCCATCCGAAGCCGCCAGGTGGTGGCTCCCTCTTGTCTGCTCAGGAGACTCCCCCTCCCCACACGCCACGAGCGCCAGTGCGAGCAGGGCCCACCCATATCGCCCACTCCCGCTCACCGACCGCCCCGCCCTGCCCCCACCCGGCTCCGCCCACGAACACATCCGCATGCTGAATCTCCCCCTCGCGTGCTTCCTGAAGTGAAGTGCGCGGGGGCGGAGAAATGGACGAAGAAAATCGAGTGCCCAGAGTCGGGGCGGCTGGCGTCACGAGGCGGCGGGGCCCTGGAATCCCTTCGCGCGGAACGTCAGCACCAGCGTGTCGCGGTGTCCAAAATCGGCCAGCGGCTGGATCGGCGTGCTCTCGTGGATGACGCGCTCGTCGTCCAGCAGCAACGCGGACCACGGCTCGGTCAGCGTGAAGCGAATGCCGTGCGGACCCTCGGCCTCGAACACGCGCGTCTCGCCGCCCTTGATGCCCTCGCGCCCGACGAGCAGAACGGCGACGAAATCCACGCCGTCGCGGTGCGCCCCCTCGGGCGTCGGCCGGCCGATGCCATCCGTCGTGTCGATGCGGAACTGGTGCGCCTCGACGAACCATGGCTGCGGCCCCTTCAGCGCGGAGCAGCACTCCCCGAGCCCGCTCAGCAGCCTCGACCAGACGGGCTGCGCGACGATGTCCGGGGTCATCGGCTCGAACCAGCGCTCCAGCCCGCCGTGCAGCGCGTTGTACTCGACAGGCTGCCAGTGCGGGCGAGGAGGCACCGAACGGACCCCCTCCCCCTCGACGACGAAGCAGGAGTGCCTGCGCGAGCGATAGTGTCCGCCGTCGCGCAGATAGGCATCGGGCGGCAGTGCCTCCCAGGTCGAACGCAGGGCGTCGAGCGCGGCAGGCGCGATGCCCACCAGTTCACACAACCCCTCGCGGCTGAGGACGGCGTAGCCACGGTCGCGCAGCACGGCGGAGACCTGGGAAAACGGAGTAACAGGAGGCGCGAGGCTCATGGACTTGGCGGGAGGTTGAAGTTCGCGTCGTTGTACCGCAGGCGGTGAACAAAATTGTCCACACCGTTCCCAGGCGGCACATAAATTTCGGGGGCGATGGCCACCGCCTACAACCTCGAAGAGCACCGCGCCGCGCTGACCGGCCACTGCTACCGCATGCTGGGCTCGGCCGCCGAAGCCGACGACGCCGTCCAGGAGACGATGGTGCGCGCGTGGCGCAACCTGGACCGCTTCGAGGAGCGCGCGTCGCTGCGCACCTGGCTGTACCGGATCGCCACCCGCGTGTGCCTCGACGCGCTGACCGATGAGTCACGCCGCGCGCGCCCGATGGAGCTGGGTCCTGTTGGCTCGGTCGACGACACGCTCACCACCCTGCCGGGATCTCGCTGGATCGAGCCCATCCCCGACGCCCACGCCCTGCCCTCGGACGCCGATCCGTCCGAGCTCGTGGTGCTTCGCCAGAGCGTCCGCCTCGCGTTCGTGGCAGCGCTCCAGCACCTTCCCCCACGGCAGCGCGCGGTGCTGCTCCTGACCGAGGTCCTCGGCTGGTCCGCCGCCGAGGTCGCGGACAGCCTCGACACCTCGGTGGCCGCGGTCAACAGCGCTCTCCAGCGTGCTCGGGCGACACTCGCCGCCCACGATCTCACCCAGGGCCGCGCGCCGCTGTCCGACGCGCAGTCCACGCTGCTCGACCGCTACGTCCACGCCTTCGAGCGGTACGACGTGGATGCGCTCACCCAATTGCTCCACCAGGACGCGACGCTCTCGATGCCGCCCTACGCTCTGTGGCTTCGCGGTCATGAACCGATCCGCGACTGGTTGCTGGGACGGGGTTCTGGCTGTCGAGGGTCTCGGCTGATACCGACTTCCGCCTGCGGCTCTCCCGCGTTCGGGCAGTACCGGCCCAGTGGGCCCGGGGGCCGCCATCAGCCGTGGGCGCTGATTGTGCTCGAGCTCTCGGGTGACCGTATCGCGGGGATGAACTCCTTCCTGGACACCGAGGCGTTATTCCCGCGTTTCGGTCTTCCCCTGGAACTCGCCTCCTAGAAGCGAGGCCCGGTCACTTTTTCTCGAAGAGACCGATGAGTTTTCCCGCGCGGTGGGGTCTATACGCCCAAACCCCTTCTGGAGGCTCAAATGGCTGCCAACCGTTCCCGCAAGCTCTTCGTCAACCTGCCGGTCAAGGACCTGAAGCGGTCGATCGAGTTCTTCACCAAGCTCGGCTTCTCGTTCAACCCGCAGTTCACCGACAACAATGCGACCTGCATGATCGTCAGCGAGGAGGCGTTCGTGATGCTCCTCGTCGAGTCGTACTTCAAGACCTTCACCAAGAAGCAGATCAGCGACACCCGCACGGGCTCCGAGGGCATCTTCGCGCTCTCGGCCGAGAGCCGGGCCGAGGTCGATGAGCTGGTCAAGACCGCGATCGCCGCGGGAGGCACGCACGCGTCCGAGCCGGTGGACCACGGCTTCATGTACGGCTGGAGCTTCTACGATCTCGACGGTCACCACTGGGAAGTGGCGTGGATGGACCCGGCGCAGATCCAGAAGTGAAAGAGCACCCCGCGTAGCCCAGAACCGAAAGCGCCCCCGAGTCACTTCACTCAGGGGGCGCTGATCGTGTGCCTGCACAGCAGCGTGTTGTCCGTCTCGAGATCCGAGCTCCAAATCAGCTTGGCCGACGCGTCCCAGGAGATCTTCGTGTACCCGTCCTTGGGACTGACCGTGGACGCCGAGTACTCGGTGGCACGCGCCCAGGAGCTGTCGTCGTAGTCCGTGCCTTTCCAGCCTGACGGCTCCGCCGTGATCTGGGAGAGGCATGTCTGCCCTGGATTCGTGTCCTTCTCACAAGACTTGTTGGTGGGTGCCTTGTGGATGACGGAGCACTTCCAGGCCGAGCTGGAGACACCGACGATCTCGCCGGTCGAGGTGTCGGTGATCTGGGCGATGAAGCCTCCATCTCCCATCTGCTGGTTGGCCGCTCCGATGTACTCCAGCCCCGTGTCGTTCTGCTTGTAGTCCTTGAGAACGAAGTTCAGGTGGAGCGGGTACGCGGCATCGAAGCTGAAGGTCTCGGCGTTGAACGAGCGCTCGGTGGTGATCGACACGGAGTCCTCCACGATGAGTTGCTCGCCCAGGTACATGGCGAACCAGTTGTCGGCCCAGGCCTCCAGCTTGAACTGTCCGCTCCCGCCCGTCGTGTTCTCCGAGTCCGAGCAACCGAAGAGCAGACAGGTCAGCATCAAGCACTTCATCGTCTTCAAGGTGATCTCCCGTGGGCTGCGCGGCAGGCTGCCCAACGGGTGAATGGTAGTCTCACCGAGAGTGAAGCAAAGAATGCCTCGCCAGCAGGCGCAGCCCTGGAACGAAAAAAGCCCCCGAGTCACTTGGACTCGGAGGCTTCTTCGGAGTGCCCAGGGCGGGATTCGAACCCGCACACCTTTCGGCGCCACCCCCTCAAGATGGTGTGTCTACCAGTTCCACCACCTGGGCAAGCTGCGCGGCTCATGTATCCGAACCGCGCTGTGTCACGCAACGGTTTTCAACCGTCGCGCTTCGCTCTTTCTTCCGACTACTGCGGAGCCGGCGTCGGCGCCGGGGTCGTCGGGGCAGCGCCCGTCGGGTTCGCACCCTCGCCCGCCGGAGCGGCCGGAGCCGCCGGGGTGTCCCGAGGCTGCTCCATGCTCGCAGGAGCGGCAGGCGTACCAGCAGGCGCCGCCGCACCACCCGGCTGCCCCGCCGTCGCCGGAGCCGTGGCCCCCGGAGCCGGCGCCGCCACCGAGCCCGCCGCCACCGAGGTCTTCAGACCCACGAAGGACAGGCCCAGCGACGTCAGGAAGAACAGCGCCGCACAGATGCCGGTCAGCTTGCTCAGGAACGTCACCGCGCCGCGGCCGCCGAACGCGCTCGTGGCGGCACCACCCCCCAGGGCGGCGCCCATGCCCGCGTCCTTACCGGGCTGCAGCAGGATGACGAAGATCATGAACACGCAGAGGATGACGTGCACGATCGTGACAAAGGTCAGCATGGCTTCTCTTTCAAACGCTCAGTGGAAAGGACGCGCACCCTACACAACCTGACAGCGGGGTGACAACTCCTTCGCGACACCCCGCCCTTCTCTACTTCAGGCCCCCGCCTTCGCGATCGCCGCGAAGTCGCCCGCCTTCAAGCTCGCCCCGCCGACGAGCGCCCCGTCCACGTCCGCCTGGCCCAGCAATTCCGCGGCGTTGTCCGCCTTCACGCTGCCGCCGTACTGGATGCGCACCTGCCCGGCCGTCCCTCCGTCGTACAACCGGGAGAGCTGCGAACGGATGGCCGCGTGGACCTCCTGCGCCTGCGCGCTCGTGGCCGTACGCCCCGTGCCGATCGCCCACACCGGCTCATACGCGAGCACGAACTTCGCCACGTCCCCAGCCCCGAACCCCGCCAGCGCCCCCTTCACCTGGCGCTCCACCACCTCCAGCGTCCGTCCCGACTCACGCTCGGCCAGCGTCTCGCCCACGCAGATGATCGGCAGCATGCCCGCCTTCAGCACCGCCTGGGAGCGCTTGTTCACCGTCTCGTCCGTCTCCCCGAAGAACTGCCGGCGCTCGGAGTGCCCAACGATGACGTAGGCACACCCCAGCTCCTTCAGCATCGGCGCGGACACCTCGCCCGTGAACGCCCCCGAGGCCTCCCAGTGGCAGTTCTGCGCCGCCAGCTTCAGGTTCGAGTCCTCGATGGCCTTGGCCACCGGGTGCAGCGCCACGAACGGCGGAGCGATGACGATCTCCACCTTGTCGCGCAGCATCGACACCATGCCCCGCAGCTCCCGCACCAGCGCGAGCGCCTCCGGGACGGTCTTGTTCATCTTCCAGTTGCCAGCGACGATCTTCCGGCGCGCCTCGGCGGCCATACTGCCTCCCAGTCCGTGTGTGCGGAGCTACTTCGTCTCCAGCGCCTTGATGCCCGGCAGCGTGATTCCCTCGAGGAACTCCAGCGAGGCGCCGCCGCCCGTGGACACGTGGCTCATCTTGTCCCCGTAGCCCATCTGCTGCACCGCCGCCGCGCTGTCGCCGCCGCCGATCACCGTCACCGCCGCGCGGTTGTTCGCCATCGCATCCGCAACCACGCGCGTGCCTTCCGCGAACTTCTCCACCTCGAACAGCCCCATGGGACCGTTCCACACCACCGTCTTCGCGTTGCGGATGTGCTGGGTGAACTGCGCCCGCGTCTTCGGCCCGATGTCCAGGCCCATCGCGTCGCCCGGA
Encoded proteins:
- a CDS encoding RNA polymerase sigma factor, which codes for MENDELRALITEAQDGSVRAFEILVSSHLSQVRRFARAFARSDADADDLAQEALVKVYKSLRSFRFQSAFKTWLYALVRNVFIDAARSRVGRERSLEEPLPVDHSRVPSSAEPADEGLARAEVRQRMWYALRELPTEFRTAVVLFDVEGHTYDEVAAIEGVPVGTVKSRLSRGRTLLRTLLAGERMPDSPSRGGAEGTSDSAVSSHVRGSEK
- a CDS encoding PLP-dependent cysteine synthase family protein, whose translation is MLTPRSSCRPLPADGRFLQQIGPTPLVPVRLETDGPTIWCKLEFLNPSGSTKDRIARYMLEKAWRLGQLCPGGEVIEASSGSTSIALALASAQMGVRFTAVMPEGVTHERVLTIRAYGADVLLTPRAEGMAGAMARAAAEAKKRGAFATLQFENTDNAEAHRVWTGQEILSQVPGGLVHAVVSGVGTGGTIVGLYQAFREAGCPVTPVVARPIKGLTGCDLECCSFSARVPGVVEGMSKLYREDQLEGLQVLNIQDEVAVCTARALIKRGFPVGPSSGLNYAAAVEAARRLGPHAQVVTVFPDRMERYFSTELIQSQEPGRPAA
- a CDS encoding 2OG-Fe dioxygenase family protein, with protein sequence MSLAPPVTPFSQVSAVLRDRGYAVLSREGLCELVGIAPAALDALRSTWEALPPDAYLRDGGHYRSRRHSCFVVEGEGVRSVPPRPHWQPVEYNALHGGLERWFEPMTPDIVAQPVWSRLLSGLGECCSALKGPQPWFVEAHQFRIDTTDGIGRPTPEGAHRDGVDFVAVLLVGREGIKGGETRVFEAEGPHGIRFTLTEPWSALLLDDERVIHESTPIQPLADFGHRDTLVLTFRAKGFQGPAAS
- a CDS encoding sigma-70 family RNA polymerase sigma factor yields the protein MATAYNLEEHRAALTGHCYRMLGSAAEADDAVQETMVRAWRNLDRFEERASLRTWLYRIATRVCLDALTDESRRARPMELGPVGSVDDTLTTLPGSRWIEPIPDAHALPSDADPSELVVLRQSVRLAFVAALQHLPPRQRAVLLLTEVLGWSAAEVADSLDTSVAAVNSALQRARATLAAHDLTQGRAPLSDAQSTLLDRYVHAFERYDVDALTQLLHQDATLSMPPYALWLRGHEPIRDWLLGRGSGCRGSRLIPTSACGSPAFGQYRPSGPGGRHQPWALIVLELSGDRIAGMNSFLDTEALFPRFGLPLELAS
- a CDS encoding VOC family protein encodes the protein MAANRSRKLFVNLPVKDLKRSIEFFTKLGFSFNPQFTDNNATCMIVSEEAFVMLLVESYFKTFTKKQISDTRTGSEGIFALSAESRAEVDELVKTAIAAGGTHASEPVDHGFMYGWSFYDLDGHHWEVAWMDPAQIQK
- the secG gene encoding preprotein translocase subunit SecG → MLTFVTIVHVILCVFMIFVILLQPGKDAGMGAALGGGAATSAFGGRGAVTFLSKLTGICAALFFLTSLGLSFVGLKTSVAAGSVAAPAPGATAPATAGQPGGAAAPAGTPAAPASMEQPRDTPAAPAAPAGEGANPTGAAPTTPAPTPAPQ
- the tpiA gene encoding triose-phosphate isomerase, which gives rise to MAAEARRKIVAGNWKMNKTVPEALALVRELRGMVSMLRDKVEIVIAPPFVALHPVAKAIEDSNLKLAAQNCHWEASGAFTGEVSAPMLKELGCAYVIVGHSERRQFFGETDETVNKRSQAVLKAGMLPIICVGETLAERESGRTLEVVERQVKGALAGFGAGDVAKFVLAYEPVWAIGTGRTATSAQAQEVHAAIRSQLSRLYDGGTAGQVRIQYGGSVKADNAAELLGQADVDGALVGGASLKAGDFAAIAKAGA